A portion of the Pedobacter cryoconitis genome contains these proteins:
- a CDS encoding Crp/Fnr family transcriptional regulator, translating to MKLFSPLLEEELQAISQRRTLTAGTVMMPSNSYVRSIPIVLKGSMRVIREDNDGREVLLYYIKPGESCIMSFLAGIHEDTSKVKLVVEEDSEVLMIPISKASEWIKVYPEWADFIFKLYHIRFEELLDVINAVSFQKLDDRIVSLLKRKASIYQSNDLSITHQQLAEELGTTPEVISRLLKQMEKQKMVILSRNKITLNPTT from the coding sequence ATGAAATTATTCAGTCCATTACTGGAAGAAGAACTGCAAGCGATCAGCCAACGCAGAACGCTAACTGCTGGCACGGTCATGATGCCTTCAAATAGTTATGTTCGTTCCATTCCTATTGTTCTTAAGGGTAGTATGCGGGTAATACGTGAGGATAATGACGGCCGTGAAGTATTGCTCTATTATATCAAACCTGGAGAAAGCTGTATCATGTCCTTCCTTGCTGGCATACACGAGGATACGAGTAAGGTTAAACTCGTTGTTGAAGAAGATTCAGAAGTTTTAATGATCCCCATATCCAAAGCCAGCGAATGGATAAAAGTATACCCGGAATGGGCAGATTTCATCTTTAAACTGTACCACATTCGTTTTGAAGAGCTACTGGATGTGATCAATGCAGTTTCATTTCAGAAATTAGATGACCGCATCGTTTCTCTGCTAAAAAGAAAGGCAAGCATTTATCAATCCAATGATCTTAGTATAACTCACCAGCAACTTGCCGAAGAATTAGGAACTACCCCCGAAGTTATTTCCAGGCTCCTGAAGCAGATGGAAAAACAAAAAATGGTCATCCTTTCCCGCAATAAGATTACACTAAATCCCACTACGTAA
- a CDS encoding PA2169 family four-helix-bundle protein produces MENNKEIISDLKGLIHIINDGKEGYLSASEATDNLELKAVFLKYAAERKVYEVALKAHIAKHGGESDNDDGGILGAIHRTWIDIKETLTGKSETALLGAVVTGENAALAKYDQAIHDHKLHSDHLNMLTEQRNGIADALKEIEVLGQKYK; encoded by the coding sequence ATGGAAAATAATAAAGAGATTATTTCAGACCTTAAAGGTTTAATCCACATAATTAATGATGGAAAAGAAGGGTATCTTTCTGCATCTGAAGCTACAGACAACCTTGAATTGAAGGCTGTATTTTTAAAATATGCAGCAGAACGTAAAGTCTATGAAGTTGCTCTGAAAGCTCATATTGCTAAGCATGGCGGGGAATCTGATAATGATGATGGGGGGATACTTGGTGCCATACACCGAACCTGGATTGACATTAAAGAGACATTGACTGGCAAAAGTGAAACTGCACTGCTTGGTGCTGTGGTTACCGGAGAAAATGCTGCCCTTGCAAAATATGATCAGGCAATCCATGACCATAAGCTTCATTCAGACCATTTGAATATGCTGACAGAACAAAGAAACGGAATTGCTGATGCTTTGAAAGAAATTGAAGTACTCGGGCAAAAGTATAAATAA
- a CDS encoding MBL fold metallo-hydrolase translates to MKIEQFKDNGLSHYSFAILSECENKIVLIDPARDIAPYLSYAKKHAATIIGVIETHPHADFVSGHLELHQQTGATIYCSQLSGALYPHQTFDSGDTIEFGNIKLKALNTPGHSMDSISIVLEHQGKDKVVFTGDTLFIGDCGRPDLREKAGNQTAKREEQAKQMYHSLREKLMLLDDEVWVYPAHGAGTLCGKALSEADRSTIGAEKRSNWSLQEMTEEQFVKTLLKEQPFIPSYFAYDVELNRHGAKNLQASFNNFPIGLPYKINTNIFIVDTRPEKDFKNGHLPKSVNIQNGGKFETWLGSIFVPEEFFYLVAESDEMLKEVIGKTAKIGYELFIEAAFVIETGNEKAAQLDLDNFKIQQENYTIIDVRNKGEVQAYPYFDQAINIPLYELRTRLAEIPSNKPILVHCAGGYRSAAGSSIIENAFDGKTEVYNLGEAISNSFRQDL, encoded by the coding sequence ATGAAAATTGAACAATTTAAAGACAACGGACTTTCGCATTATTCATTCGCGATACTAAGTGAGTGTGAAAATAAAATAGTGCTTATTGACCCGGCCAGGGATATTGCACCTTATCTTTCTTACGCTAAAAAACATGCGGCTACAATTATCGGTGTAATCGAAACGCACCCGCATGCTGATTTTGTAAGTGGTCACCTCGAACTGCATCAACAAACTGGGGCTACGATTTATTGTTCTCAATTATCAGGTGCACTATACCCCCATCAAACATTTGACAGCGGTGATACGATTGAATTTGGCAACATCAAACTCAAAGCGCTGAACACGCCGGGGCATTCAATGGATAGCATCAGTATCGTATTGGAGCATCAGGGAAAAGATAAGGTGGTATTTACGGGCGATACTTTATTTATCGGAGATTGCGGCAGACCAGACCTGCGTGAAAAAGCTGGTAACCAGACCGCTAAGCGAGAGGAACAAGCTAAACAAATGTACCATTCGCTACGCGAAAAATTAATGTTACTCGATGATGAGGTATGGGTTTATCCCGCACACGGCGCCGGAACCTTATGTGGCAAGGCTTTGAGCGAAGCTGATCGCAGCACGATAGGTGCAGAAAAAAGGAGTAATTGGTCTTTACAGGAAATGACTGAGGAACAATTCGTTAAAACCTTATTGAAAGAGCAGCCTTTTATACCTTCATATTTTGCTTATGATGTTGAGCTCAATAGACATGGAGCGAAGAATTTGCAAGCTTCGTTTAACAACTTTCCGATTGGGCTACCCTATAAAATCAATACTAATATATTTATTGTTGACACCCGTCCCGAAAAAGATTTTAAGAATGGTCATTTGCCGAAGTCGGTCAATATTCAGAATGGTGGTAAATTTGAGACCTGGCTAGGGAGTATTTTCGTGCCCGAAGAATTCTTTTACCTGGTTGCAGAGAGTGACGAGATGTTAAAGGAGGTGATTGGTAAAACTGCCAAAATCGGTTACGAGTTATTTATCGAAGCGGCTTTTGTGATTGAAACAGGAAATGAAAAAGCAGCACAGCTGGATTTAGATAACTTTAAAATTCAACAAGAAAATTATACCATCATAGATGTGCGCAATAAGGGCGAAGTGCAGGCATATCCTTACTTTGATCAGGCGATTAATATTCCTTTATATGAGCTAAGAACCAGGCTAGCCGAAATACCTTCCAATAAACCTATTTTGGTACATTGCGCAGGAGGTTACCGCAGTGCTGCCGGCAGTAGTATTATTGAGAATGCGTTCGACGGTAAAACTGAAGTATACAATCTAGGTGAGGCTATAAGCAATTCATTTAGGCAGGATTTATAA
- a CDS encoding DUF6691 family protein codes for MRNIKFLITGVLFGIILVKSQVVSWFRIQEMFRFEAFHMYGVIGSAIVVGMSSVWFIKRFELKTISHEPIVISEKKFHWGNVFGGLIFGLGWAITGACPGPLFAQIGSGYLVVLVTLLSAIAGTWVYGLLRKKLPH; via the coding sequence ATGAGAAATATCAAATTTTTAATCACCGGTGTTTTGTTCGGAATCATACTGGTCAAATCGCAGGTGGTATCCTGGTTCCGGATACAGGAAATGTTCCGCTTTGAGGCATTTCATATGTACGGTGTGATTGGCAGCGCCATTGTAGTTGGAATGAGCTCAGTTTGGTTTATTAAACGTTTTGAGCTTAAAACTATTAGCCATGAGCCGATCGTAATTTCCGAAAAAAAATTCCATTGGGGCAATGTCTTCGGCGGGCTGATATTTGGATTGGGCTGGGCTATCACAGGTGCCTGTCCAGGCCCTTTATTCGCACAAATTGGGAGCGGCTACCTGGTCGTACTGGTTACCTTACTGAGCGCTATTGCCGGTACCTGGGTATATGGTTTATTACGTAAAAAATTACCTCATTAA
- a CDS encoding sulfite exporter TauE/SafE family protein → MNILEIAGYMASVLIGLSLGLIGGGGSILTVPILVYFFKLDTILATTYSLFTVGLTSSVGAVIHYQKGNVNFKIALIFGIPSLVAVFVMRKWVMPAIPPHLLTIGHFELTRSILLMLLFAILMLAASIAMIRKKKAHSAKEQQINYTKLVLQSIAMGLVTGLVGVGGGFLIIPSLLMFAGLEMKKAIATSLMIMTTSSLLGVLGDVSSQIMIDYSFLFTFSAFTIAGIIAGSYLTKYINDAKLKPAFGWFVLIMGLFVLLNTLNR, encoded by the coding sequence ATGAATATTTTGGAAATAGCAGGGTACATGGCTTCGGTTTTAATTGGTTTGTCTTTGGGGTTAATTGGTGGTGGTGGATCTATACTTACCGTACCTATTTTGGTTTATTTTTTTAAACTTGACACCATACTGGCAACTACCTATTCCTTATTTACTGTGGGTTTAACCAGTTCTGTGGGCGCAGTAATCCATTATCAAAAAGGTAATGTGAATTTTAAAATTGCATTAATATTTGGTATCCCTTCACTGGTAGCTGTATTTGTAATGCGTAAATGGGTAATGCCAGCCATTCCTCCTCATTTGTTAACTATCGGGCATTTTGAACTCACCAGAAGTATCTTGCTAATGCTGTTATTCGCTATTTTAATGTTGGCAGCGTCAATAGCCATGATCCGTAAAAAAAAGGCACATTCAGCAAAGGAACAGCAGATAAATTATACCAAACTGGTTCTTCAAAGTATTGCTATGGGTCTGGTTACAGGTTTAGTGGGTGTTGGTGGTGGGTTCCTTATCATTCCTTCTTTGCTGATGTTTGCAGGACTAGAGATGAAAAAAGCGATAGCTACCTCACTAATGATAATGACTACCAGTTCATTATTAGGCGTCTTAGGCGATGTATCCAGCCAGATAATGATCGATTATTCTTTTCTGTTCACGTTCTCGGCCTTTACTATAGCCGGTATTATTGCCGGAAGCTATCTCACTAAATATATAAATGACGCTAAACTAAAGCCAGCATTTGGTTGGTTCGTTTTGATCATGGGCTTATTTGTACTACTAAACACTTTAAATAGATAA
- a CDS encoding putative quinol monooxygenase gives MSIIDGGLPLLASVDKDMMVRISEIEIIPEYLSAHNTILKEEAAASFNIEPGVLAISPMYLKENPNQIRIIKIYANKLAYQLHLTTPHFQHYKTTTLKMVKDLKLVDMESLDRETMVGIFKKLK, from the coding sequence TTGTCAATAATTGACGGAGGACTTCCACTTCTTGCAAGCGTTGACAAAGACATGATGGTGCGCATTTCTGAGATCGAAATCATACCCGAATATTTATCAGCGCACAATACCATACTGAAAGAAGAAGCCGCCGCTTCGTTTAACATTGAACCCGGGGTATTGGCAATTTCCCCAATGTACTTAAAGGAAAATCCAAACCAGATCAGGATTATAAAAATCTATGCCAACAAGCTGGCCTATCAATTGCATTTAACAACGCCTCATTTTCAGCATTATAAAACCACCACACTTAAAATGGTTAAGGATTTAAAACTGGTAGATATGGAAAGTCTGGATAGGGAAACAATGGTAGGGATTTTTAAAAAGCTGAAATAA
- a CDS encoding YeeE/YedE family protein, which translates to MEIIKQPWPWYIAGPLIGLVIPALLILGNRAFGISSALRHICAACLPGTIPFFNYDWKKESWNLFFTAGIVIGGFIASYWLATSEAVSINPHTITSLKRQGVKDFSSLLPGDVFSFSQLFTLRGAVFMVLGGFLVGFGSRYAGGCTSGHAIMGISSLQWPSLVATCCFMIGGFTMTWLILPYLLQL; encoded by the coding sequence ATGGAAATCATCAAACAACCATGGCCCTGGTATATAGCTGGCCCATTGATTGGACTGGTCATACCAGCTTTGCTGATATTAGGCAATAGAGCTTTCGGTATTTCCTCAGCGCTTCGTCATATCTGCGCCGCATGTTTGCCTGGCACTATCCCTTTTTTCAACTACGACTGGAAAAAAGAGAGCTGGAACTTGTTTTTTACCGCAGGTATAGTCATTGGTGGATTTATCGCTAGTTATTGGTTAGCTACATCCGAAGCAGTCAGTATTAACCCACACACCATTACCTCACTAAAAAGGCAGGGAGTTAAGGATTTCAGCAGTTTATTGCCAGGAGATGTTTTCAGTTTCAGCCAGCTTTTCACTTTACGTGGCGCTGTGTTCATGGTATTAGGCGGGTTCCTGGTAGGTTTTGGCAGCCGTTATGCTGGTGGTTGTACATCGGGTCACGCTATTATGGGCATATCATCCCTGCAATGGCCATCGCTGGTAGCTACTTGTTGTTTTATGATCGGGGGCTTTACCATGACCTGGCTCATTTTACCTTACTTATTACAGTTATGA